The following are encoded in a window of Ruminiclostridium herbifermentans genomic DNA:
- the dnaG gene encoding DNA primase: MANFFPEDLIEEIRVNNDIVDVISEYVKLEKKGKNYFGRCPFHNEKTGSFSVEPVKQIFHCFGCGKGGNVIHFIMAIENLDFIEAIKLLADRARIQLPETNNGVRDDEKAKLKKELLQINIEAARFFHNNLINEKNVLPIQYLAKRKIERQTIIKFGLGFAEDKYDSLYKHLKSLGFSDTSIFASGLVIVKEETKKVYDRFRGRIMFPIFDIRGNVIAFGGRVLDSSQPKYMNSPETAVYQKGKHLYAMNFAKGSCAKKIILAEGYMDVISLHQRGILNVVAPLGTALTENQSKLLKKYTEEIILSFDSDSAGQAAALRSLDLLNDIGCNAKVLTIPDGKDPDEFINAHGVNEFLRLVDKAKTLLDFKLEILDNKIDTSTNEGKVKFIDKAVLILDKIDNNVERELYVKKLSKDFGVSEQSIYSEIAKRQKNIEENNRKQIKDIKVVKKNTIIKKSNKTETNEERFIKLQLMLLAAICLENNVYFQIKNSLKIEKISSAEIKEALVYACEQIESKAGVLVGEILNKLSAPLAESFANIIQSQSIYENNKKAALDIVRKIDLYDLEARKEEIIELKKRSDLSEGDVELLNQELSNIVLNIAMLKKGL, from the coding sequence ATGGCAAATTTTTTCCCTGAAGATTTAATAGAAGAGATAAGGGTAAATAACGACATAGTAGATGTAATATCCGAATATGTCAAACTGGAAAAGAAAGGAAAAAATTATTTTGGCAGATGTCCTTTTCATAACGAAAAGACAGGGTCTTTTTCTGTGGAACCTGTAAAACAGATATTTCATTGCTTTGGATGTGGAAAAGGCGGAAATGTAATACACTTTATAATGGCAATTGAAAATCTGGACTTTATTGAAGCCATAAAGCTGCTTGCTGATAGGGCTAGAATACAGTTACCGGAGACCAACAATGGAGTTCGTGATGATGAGAAGGCAAAGCTGAAAAAGGAACTTTTACAAATAAATATAGAAGCAGCCCGATTCTTTCATAATAATTTGATTAATGAGAAGAATGTTTTGCCAATTCAATATCTTGCAAAGAGAAAAATAGAAAGACAAACTATTATTAAGTTTGGATTAGGTTTTGCTGAAGATAAATATGATAGTTTATATAAGCATTTAAAGTCACTGGGCTTTAGTGATACTTCAATATTTGCAAGTGGACTTGTTATAGTAAAGGAAGAAACAAAAAAGGTATACGACAGGTTTAGAGGAAGAATTATGTTTCCAATATTTGATATCAGAGGGAATGTAATTGCTTTTGGAGGAAGGGTGCTTGATTCATCACAGCCTAAATATATGAATTCTCCTGAAACTGCTGTATATCAAAAAGGAAAGCACTTGTATGCAATGAATTTTGCAAAAGGCTCGTGTGCTAAAAAAATCATTTTAGCCGAAGGGTATATGGATGTTATATCATTGCACCAAAGAGGGATACTAAATGTAGTTGCACCCCTTGGAACTGCATTGACTGAAAATCAGAGCAAGCTTTTAAAAAAGTACACGGAGGAAATTATTCTTTCCTTTGACTCTGATTCTGCTGGACAAGCTGCTGCACTCAGAAGTTTGGATTTGCTCAATGATATTGGTTGTAATGCCAAGGTGTTAACTATTCCTGATGGCAAAGACCCGGATGAGTTCATAAATGCTCATGGGGTTAATGAGTTTTTGAGACTTGTTGATAAAGCAAAAACACTTTTAGATTTTAAACTAGAAATTTTAGATAACAAAATTGATACATCAACAAATGAAGGAAAAGTTAAATTTATTGATAAAGCAGTGCTTATTTTGGACAAAATTGACAATAATGTAGAAAGAGAGTTATACGTCAAAAAATTATCTAAAGATTTTGGTGTAAGCGAACAATCAATTTATTCAGAAATAGCTAAGCGTCAGAAAAACATTGAAGAAAATAATAGAAAACAAATAAAGGATATTAAAGTTGTAAAAAAGAATACTATTATAAAGAAAAGTAATAAAACAGAAACAAATGAAGAGAGATTTATTAAATTACAATTGATGCTATTAGCTGCAATTTGTCTTGAAAACAATGTATATTTTCAGATTAAGAATTCACTGAAAATAGAAAAAATTAGTTCTGCTGAAATTAAAGAGGCTTTAGTTTATGCCTGTGAACAAATAGAAAGTAAAGCAGGTGTTTTAGTAGGAGAGATTTTGAATAAACTTTCTGCTCCTTTAGCCGAAAGTTTTGCAAATATAATCCAATCCCAAAGCATTTATGAAAATAATAAAAAAGCTGCTTTGGACATTGTTAGAAAAATAGACCTTTATGATCTAGAAGCTAGAAAAGAAGAAATAATTGAATTAAAAAAAAGAAGTGATTTGTCAGAAGGAGATGTTGAGTTATTAAATCAAGAATTAAGCAATATTGTGTTAAATATAGCTATGCTCAAGAAAGGATTGTAA
- a CDS encoding HD domain-containing protein, translating to MKNERLMKQMQFIIEVDKLKKVFRQNIVIGTIRNENDAEHSWHLAIMAMLLSEYSSEKNLDVLKVIKLVIVHDLVEIDAGDTFCYDEKAQEDKAEREQKAADRIFNILPDDQAEEIFTLWREFEERKTPEAKFASCLDRLQPLLLNYHTEGYTWQNTDVTSEKVLNRNRFLEENTPELWEYAKEIIEDSVKRGFLRL from the coding sequence ATGAAAAACGAAAGATTAATGAAGCAAATGCAGTTTATTATAGAGGTTGATAAACTGAAAAAGGTATTTCGTCAAAATATTGTAATCGGAACAATAAGAAATGAAAATGATGCAGAACATTCATGGCATTTAGCAATAATGGCGATGCTTTTATCTGAGTACTCATCAGAAAAAAATCTTGATGTTTTAAAGGTAATTAAACTGGTTATAGTGCATGACCTTGTTGAAATTGATGCGGGGGACACTTTTTGCTATGATGAAAAGGCTCAGGAGGATAAGGCTGAAAGAGAGCAAAAGGCAGCCGATAGAATATTTAATATTTTGCCGGATGATCAAGCAGAGGAAATTTTTACACTGTGGAGAGAATTTGAAGAGAGAAAAACGCCTGAAGCAAAATTTGCATCATGTTTAGACAGATTGCAGCCTCTTTTACTAAACTATCATACAGAGGGATATACATGGCAGAATACTGATGTCACAAGTGAAAAAGTGCTTAATCGAAACAGATTTTTAGAAGAAAATACACCTGAGTTATGGGAATACGCAAAGGAAATAATTGAGGATTCTGTAAAGAGAGGATTTTTGCGCTTGTAA
- a CDS encoding Nif3-like dinuclear metal center hexameric protein yields MNVGEVLNYINELAPFKYAEAWDNVGLMLGSRKSEVSKIMVCMDVTLKTIQQAIDSGADLIVSHHPFLFSKLKSVDFDSMTGQRILTLIKNDINVISAHTNLDVAVGGVNDTFAEAVGLTECDKLKTYIPEGFEFDLGLGKVGKLPNELSFDQFVIYIKKHLNIQNLRVIGTQPSTVKKVATFCGSFDGDLESVKRHCVDLLVTGDIKYHTALDAREMGLCILDVGHFASERLIVTRLKKLLEKRFEKVEIVCSSMEEDPFIFT; encoded by the coding sequence ATGAATGTAGGAGAAGTACTTAATTATATTAATGAACTTGCACCATTTAAATATGCTGAGGCGTGGGATAATGTAGGACTAATGCTTGGGAGTCGTAAAAGTGAAGTGTCCAAGATTATGGTATGTATGGATGTGACTTTAAAGACCATTCAACAAGCAATAGACAGTGGTGCAGACCTCATAGTATCTCATCATCCATTTTTATTTTCAAAGCTAAAATCGGTGGATTTTGACTCAATGACTGGGCAACGGATATTAACCCTTATTAAAAATGATATTAATGTTATTAGTGCACACACCAACCTAGATGTGGCAGTTGGTGGTGTTAATGATACATTTGCTGAAGCAGTTGGCTTAACAGAATGTGATAAATTAAAGACATATATTCCCGAAGGCTTTGAGTTTGATTTGGGCTTGGGAAAGGTAGGAAAGCTGCCAAATGAATTGTCCTTTGACCAATTTGTAATTTATATTAAAAAGCATCTTAATATTCAAAATTTAAGAGTAATTGGAACTCAGCCTTCAACTGTGAAAAAAGTGGCTACCTTCTGTGGCAGTTTTGATGGTGATTTAGAAAGTGTTAAACGCCACTGTGTTGATTTATTAGTTACAGGAGATATAAAGTACCATACAGCACTAGATGCAAGGGAAATGGGCTTGTGCATTCTTGATGTTGGGCATTTTGCTTCTGAACGTCTTATTGTAACAAGGCTTAAAAAGCTTTTGGAAAAAAGATTTGAAAAGGTTGAAATAGTATGCAGTTCGATGGAAGAAGACCCATTTATTTTTACTTGA
- the rpoD gene encoding RNA polymerase sigma factor RpoD, whose product MKHSQETRKAILKDLIEKGKSKGMLTYKEITDAFDEIEIEPEHIEKIYETLENLGIDVIGDMEADLQEIQNSDEEEELDISVPEGISIDDPVRMYLKEIGKVPLLSAEEEIELAHRMENGDIEAKRRLAEANLRLVVSIAKRYVGRGMQFLDLIQEGNLGLIKAVEKFDYRRGFKFSTYATWWIRQAITRAIADQARTIRIPVHMVETINKLIRVSRQLLQELGREPQPDEIAKEIGMSVEKVREIMKISQEPVSLETPIGEEEDSHLGDFIPDDDAPAPAEAAAFTLLKEQLIDVLDTLTPREEKVLRLRFGLDDGRARTLEEVGKEFNVTRERIRQIEAKALRKLRHPSRSKKLKDYLD is encoded by the coding sequence ATGAAGCATAGTCAGGAGACTAGAAAGGCAATACTTAAGGACCTAATTGAAAAGGGAAAATCTAAGGGTATGCTTACCTATAAAGAAATTACAGATGCTTTTGATGAAATTGAAATAGAGCCGGAGCATATAGAAAAGATTTATGAAACCCTTGAAAATTTAGGTATTGATGTTATTGGCGATATGGAAGCTGATTTGCAGGAGATTCAAAATTCTGACGAGGAAGAAGAATTAGATATTAGTGTTCCAGAAGGAATTAGCATTGATGACCCTGTTAGAATGTATCTTAAAGAGATTGGAAAAGTTCCCCTTTTATCAGCAGAAGAGGAAATTGAGCTGGCTCATAGAATGGAAAATGGCGATATTGAAGCAAAAAGAAGACTTGCTGAAGCAAATCTAAGACTTGTTGTTAGTATTGCAAAAAGATATGTTGGTAGAGGTATGCAATTCCTTGATCTTATCCAGGAAGGAAATCTAGGACTTATTAAAGCGGTTGAAAAATTTGATTATAGAAGAGGCTTCAAATTCAGTACTTATGCAACTTGGTGGATAAGACAGGCAATTACTAGGGCAATTGCTGATCAGGCTAGAACTATACGTATTCCTGTCCATATGGTAGAAACAATAAATAAACTGATTAGAGTATCAAGGCAGTTATTACAGGAGTTAGGCAGAGAGCCTCAACCTGATGAAATAGCAAAAGAGATAGGTATGTCAGTAGAAAAGGTTAGAGAAATAATGAAGATTTCTCAGGAGCCTGTGTCTCTTGAGACTCCTATTGGAGAAGAAGAAGATAGTCATTTAGGGGACTTTATACCAGATGATGATGCTCCAGCGCCTGCAGAAGCTGCTGCATTTACTTTGTTAAAGGAACAGCTTATCGATGTACTTGATACATTAACACCCCGTGAAGAGAAGGTATTAAGACTCAGATTTGGTTTGGATGATGGGCGAGCAAGAACGCTTGAAGAGGTTGGTAAAGAATTTAATGTAACAAGAGAACGTATTCGTCAGATAGAGGCTAAAGCTTTGAGAAAGTTAAGACATCCTAGCAGAAGCAAGAAGCTGAAGGATTATTTAGATTAA
- a CDS encoding gamma carbonic anhydrase family protein, with amino-acid sequence MIREFKSITPQIHETAFIAPNSTVIGNVVIGANSAVWYNAVLRGDIDSIVVGDNTNIQEGCILHCKKGEGLKIGSNVTVGHGAILHSCKVGNNTLIGMGAIVLDNAEIGNNCLVAAGSVVTSKTKIPDCSLIAGSPAVVKRVLSEQEILNIENNANEYVSLLKLYK; translated from the coding sequence ATGATAAGAGAATTTAAAAGTATTACACCCCAAATTCATGAAACTGCTTTTATTGCACCTAATAGTACAGTTATAGGAAATGTGGTAATTGGAGCAAATTCGGCTGTATGGTACAATGCAGTTTTGAGGGGTGATATTGACAGCATAGTTGTTGGCGATAATACTAACATTCAAGAGGGTTGCATTCTGCACTGCAAAAAAGGTGAGGGTCTAAAAATTGGATCAAATGTTACAGTAGGACATGGAGCTATATTGCATAGCTGCAAAGTGGGTAATAACACCTTGATTGGAATGGGTGCAATAGTACTTGATAATGCTGAAATTGGCAATAATTGTTTGGTTGCAGCTGGCAGTGTTGTTACTTCAAAAACAAAAATACCAGATTGCAGCTTAATTGCTGGAAGTCCTGCAGTGGTTAAACGAGTTTTATCTGAACAGGAAATTTTGAATATTGAGAATAATGCAAATGAATATGTAAGTCTTTTAAAGTTGTATAAATAG
- a CDS encoding HD-GYP domain-containing protein, with translation MRHIYITAQSCVAGMLLTEDICTKEGACLIPKGTLITEELEKKVKRFRLKPIEVEIYDDSILVEEIKGFEKNINKRTMSDELTKSYADAKQEVKEILDSINSGKLLDVRNVDHALENIKENVHDSFDVLKCIDSIRTVDEYTYAHCVNVSLLAMTLAKWLGMNDTEVEEIAKTGLLHDVGKAKVNAELLNKKARLVSDELEEMKKHSTYGYRMIENMQDISKGIKMGVLMHHERMDGTGYPMGAKDNQIHKYARVLAIADVYDAMTSDKVYSKRKSVFEVLRYMQDEMANLLDRAMLNVFVERIVCHYIGDYVMLNTGEIGELIHVNPIYPLKPIVRVQNIFVDLYYEKDLELSDLLWDYSKYMY, from the coding sequence ATGCGGCATATATATATTACAGCGCAAAGTTGTGTAGCTGGAATGTTGTTGACAGAAGACATTTGTACTAAAGAAGGTGCTTGTCTGATTCCAAAGGGAACACTAATTACCGAGGAACTTGAGAAGAAAGTTAAAAGGTTCAGATTAAAACCAATTGAAGTTGAAATATATGATGATAGTATTTTAGTTGAGGAGATAAAAGGCTTTGAAAAAAATATCAATAAAAGAACTATGTCAGATGAACTTACGAAATCCTATGCGGACGCAAAGCAGGAGGTAAAAGAAATTCTCGATTCCATTAATTCAGGAAAGCTTCTTGATGTCCGAAATGTGGATCATGCATTAGAAAATATAAAAGAAAATGTACATGATTCCTTTGATGTTTTAAAATGTATTGATTCAATCCGAACTGTTGACGAATATACTTATGCTCATTGTGTTAATGTATCTCTTTTGGCTATGACGCTTGCTAAGTGGCTGGGTATGAACGATACTGAGGTAGAGGAGATAGCGAAAACTGGCTTGCTTCATGATGTAGGAAAAGCTAAAGTTAATGCAGAGTTGCTTAATAAGAAGGCACGTCTGGTATCGGATGAATTAGAAGAAATGAAAAAGCATTCTACTTATGGCTACCGAATGATAGAAAACATGCAGGATATCAGCAAAGGAATTAAGATGGGTGTGCTTATGCATCATGAACGAATGGACGGCACGGGTTACCCAATGGGGGCTAAGGATAATCAGATTCATAAATACGCAAGGGTATTGGCTATTGCAGATGTTTACGATGCCATGACCTCTGATAAAGTGTATTCTAAAAGGAAATCAGTGTTTGAAGTTTTAAGATATATGCAAGACGAAATGGCAAATCTTTTGGACAGGGCTATGCTTAACGTATTTGTGGAAAGAATTGTATGCCATTATATAGGGGATTACGTAATGCTTAATACTGGAGAAATAGGAGAACTGATACATGTTAACCCCATATATCCGTTGAAGCCTATAGTGAGAGTTCAGAATATTTTTGTGGACCTCTATTATGAAAAGGATTTGGAACTGAGCGATTTATTGTGGGATTATAGTAAATATATGTATTAG
- the secD gene encoding protein translocase subunit SecD — translation MKGRNAVKFFSILVITGILTWIAYYGSILGFDIPGGYDMRPGIDISGGIDARLYAVTEDGSVPSKEDLEAAKAVIGRRLDDKKVYDRSITYDAQKGYLLVQIPHKKGEAFDPQKSIEEIGKTALLTFQEVDENKKDELGNYLPTGKNVVVGDDVEDARAEISQQDGSCYVALKFKKEGAAKFAEATERLIGQPIAIFMDDQLISAPTVQAHITGGEATISIGGQNGSKAQKEEATNLAQLIKSGSLPFKLEAKQVNNISPTLGSSALSVSLLAFVVAFILICLFMIIYYRLPGFVASIALFLHTVMEILALSWLGITITLPGIAGLILTIGMAVDANVIIFERIKDELKSGKTLHAAIDVGFKRAFSAILDGNLTTLIAAAVLLKFGTGPIQSFAYTLGIGVILSFITAVTATRIMLRAISDLDIAKHKWLYGVTMRGGKANG, via the coding sequence ATGAAAGGAAGAAATGCAGTTAAATTTTTCTCGATATTAGTTATTACCGGGATTTTAACATGGATAGCTTATTATGGGTCTATCTTAGGATTTGATATTCCTGGCGGGTATGATATGCGACCAGGTATTGATATTTCTGGTGGTATAGACGCTAGGCTATATGCAGTTACAGAGGATGGCAGTGTTCCATCCAAAGAAGATTTAGAAGCAGCAAAAGCTGTTATAGGCAGAAGATTGGATGACAAAAAGGTTTATGATAGAAGTATAACATACGATGCGCAAAAAGGTTATCTTCTTGTTCAAATCCCACACAAAAAGGGTGAAGCATTTGATCCTCAAAAGTCTATCGAGGAAATTGGCAAAACTGCATTGCTAACGTTCCAGGAAGTAGATGAAAATAAAAAAGATGAATTAGGTAATTATCTACCAACAGGAAAAAATGTTGTTGTAGGTGATGATGTAGAAGATGCAAGAGCAGAGATTTCACAGCAGGACGGTTCCTGTTACGTTGCTTTAAAGTTTAAAAAAGAAGGTGCTGCTAAGTTCGCTGAGGCTACAGAAAGACTTATAGGACAGCCAATAGCTATATTTATGGATGACCAATTAATAAGTGCGCCAACTGTACAGGCTCATATTACTGGAGGAGAAGCTACAATCAGTATTGGTGGTCAAAATGGTTCAAAAGCACAAAAAGAAGAAGCTACTAATTTGGCTCAACTAATTAAGTCTGGTTCATTACCATTCAAGCTTGAAGCAAAACAAGTTAACAATATTAGTCCAACACTTGGTTCAAGTGCACTTTCAGTTAGTTTACTTGCTTTTGTTGTAGCATTTATATTAATATGCTTGTTTATGATAATCTATTATAGATTACCAGGATTTGTTGCAAGTATTGCATTATTCCTTCACACAGTTATGGAAATTTTAGCTTTATCATGGCTAGGAATTACTATTACATTACCAGGTATTGCAGGTCTTATCCTTACAATTGGTATGGCTGTTGATGCTAATGTTATTATTTTCGAAAGAATTAAAGATGAGTTAAAGAGTGGAAAAACTCTTCATGCAGCTATTGATGTAGGATTTAAGAGAGCCTTCTCAGCTATTCTTGATGGAAATTTAACTACTCTTATTGCTGCTGCTGTTCTTCTAAAGTTTGGTACAGGTCCTATACAGAGTTTTGCATATACTTTGGGCATAGGTGTTATATTAAGCTTTATAACTGCTGTAACAGCAACAAGAATTATGTTAAGAGCTATTTCAGATTTGGATATTGCTAAGCATAAGTGGTTATATGGTGTAACTATGAGAGGAGGCAAAGCAAATGGTTAA
- a CDS encoding GNAT family N-acetyltransferase → MKHMGSKTIETDRLILRKFNLGDANNMFTNWANDDEVTKYLTWPAHKSVEESEKIIGMWIKDYDSQNFYQWCIELKQTGEAIGGISVVNIKEDIRSVEVGYCIGRKYWGQGITSEAFGALITFFFEEVQVNRIEARHDINNPNSGRVMEKCGLIKEGVQKQGLKNNNGINDSVIYGLVRDDWKQN, encoded by the coding sequence ATGAAACACATGGGATCAAAGACAATAGAAACAGATAGACTAATATTGCGCAAATTTAATTTAGGTGATGCAAATAATATGTTTACAAACTGGGCAAATGATGATGAGGTTACTAAATATCTTACTTGGCCTGCACATAAGAGTGTAGAAGAATCAGAAAAGATTATTGGTATGTGGATAAAGGATTACGATTCACAAAATTTTTATCAGTGGTGTATAGAATTAAAGCAGACTGGTGAAGCAATCGGCGGCATTAGTGTAGTTAATATTAAAGAAGATATTCGTTCAGTAGAAGTGGGTTATTGTATAGGGCGAAAATACTGGGGACAAGGAATTACATCAGAGGCATTTGGTGCCTTGATTACTTTCTTTTTTGAAGAAGTACAGGTAAATCGAATTGAAGCAAGACATGATATAAATAATCCAAATTCAGGCAGAGTTATGGAAAAGTGTGGACTTATCAAAGAAGGGGTTCAGAAGCAAGGTTTAAAAAATAATAATGGAATCAACGATTCAGTTATCTATGGACTTGTGAGGGATGATTGGAAGCAAAATTAA
- a CDS encoding DUF6514 family protein: protein MELVCSKKLELDDTLECKSREITLEYFLLSSMCEGSCTYGIQINMTKDTGESETAIIQDVLVSRDDMIELIKLFHSNSVTPVSALDVIYDYIA from the coding sequence ATGGAACTTGTTTGCTCAAAGAAACTTGAACTTGACGACACGTTGGAGTGCAAAAGTAGAGAGATTACCTTAGAGTATTTTTTGTTATCAAGTATGTGTGAGGGTTCTTGTACATATGGTATACAAATAAATATGACTAAGGATACTGGAGAGTCAGAAACAGCCATCATACAAGATGTCCTTGTTTCAAGGGATGATATGATTGAACTCATTAAGCTTTTTCACTCAAATTCTGTTACCCCAGTAAGTGCTCTTGATGTTATTTACGACTACATTGCTTAG
- a CDS encoding tRNA (adenine(22)-N(1))-methyltransferase — translation MKLSLKGRLKLLADKVPKCNVAADIGTDHAYIPIYLIQQGICKKAIASDVRIGPVKVAEKNINLYKMSNQIETRLGSGLDTLCENEADTIIIAGMGGTLLSELLEANIKKACAANLLVLQPMNDLDVVRKWLFEHKFDIYDEELAAEGEKVYCVISAKYDGNERQYEEFQLHVGEKLIKKEDPLLLKYCEIKVRQIDRVLGQLEYMEDNSKLQSYYRQLKKDYMNLIEQIRL, via the coding sequence TTGAAATTAAGTTTAAAAGGCAGATTAAAATTGTTAGCAGATAAGGTGCCAAAATGTAATGTTGCTGCTGATATTGGTACTGATCATGCATATATACCAATTTATTTAATACAACAGGGGATTTGCAAAAAGGCAATTGCCTCTGATGTGAGAATTGGACCAGTTAAAGTTGCAGAAAAGAATATAAACTTGTATAAAATGAGTAATCAAATAGAAACTAGGCTTGGAAGCGGTCTTGACACCCTTTGTGAAAATGAGGCTGATACTATAATTATTGCAGGCATGGGTGGAACCCTTTTATCTGAACTGTTAGAGGCTAATATTAAAAAAGCTTGTGCAGCAAATTTATTAGTTTTGCAGCCAATGAATGATTTAGATGTGGTTCGGAAATGGCTGTTTGAACACAAATTTGACATTTATGACGAGGAATTGGCAGCCGAAGGTGAAAAGGTATACTGTGTAATATCTGCTAAATATGATGGCAATGAAAGGCAGTATGAGGAGTTTCAGCTACATGTGGGTGAAAAGCTAATTAAGAAGGAAGACCCTTTATTATTAAAATATTGTGAAATAAAGGTAAGACAGATTGACAGAGTATTAGGACAATTGGAGTACATGGAGGATAATAGCAAGCTTCAAAGCTATTATAGGCAACTAAAGAAGGATTATATGAATTTAATTGAACAAATAAGATTATAA
- the secF gene encoding protein translocase subunit SecF, with protein sequence MVNLYNKRYYFFILSALIFVAGLIAYFAFGFKLDIQFEGGTVIEMRANKDTFTEENTQSITAQIAELVQNTVNKPAQVQKSTAYDTSASKSESYDVIKISIGSMDTLTNDELSSVKDAVIKELKLDADKAFINEQSVEPFIGKEISQNGVRAVLISFVLIILYVWFRFKVMSGLSAGVFAIIGVLHDLMVMVAVYLVFRLPINESFIAAILTVVGYSMNDTIIIYDRVRENSRLLKKVPLPELVNTSIIQTLNRSINTVVTSLIAITTVFVFAEINGIASMSEFSFPLIIGIAAGCYSSIFIASPLWVMWKESQKKNKVKPAKV encoded by the coding sequence ATGGTTAATTTATATAATAAGAGATACTACTTTTTCATTCTCTCGGCGTTAATATTTGTTGCAGGTTTGATTGCATATTTTGCGTTTGGATTTAAGCTGGACATACAGTTTGAGGGTGGAACAGTTATTGAAATGAGAGCAAATAAAGATACTTTTACTGAAGAAAACACTCAGAGTATAACAGCTCAGATTGCTGAATTAGTTCAAAATACAGTTAACAAGCCAGCACAGGTTCAGAAGTCTACAGCATATGATACTTCTGCTAGTAAAAGTGAAAGTTATGATGTTATCAAGATAAGTATTGGAAGTATGGATACACTTACAAATGATGAGCTTTCAAGTGTAAAAGATGCTGTTATTAAAGAGTTAAAGCTTGATGCTGACAAAGCTTTTATTAATGAACAAAGCGTTGAACCGTTTATAGGTAAGGAAATAAGTCAGAACGGTGTCAGAGCAGTACTTATATCCTTTGTACTTATTATATTATATGTATGGTTCAGATTTAAAGTAATGTCTGGCTTATCAGCTGGTGTATTTGCAATAATAGGTGTATTACATGATTTAATGGTTATGGTTGCAGTTTACTTAGTATTTAGGCTGCCAATAAATGAATCCTTTATTGCTGCTATTCTTACAGTTGTAGGATATTCAATGAATGATACTATTATTATTTACGACCGAGTAAGAGAAAACAGCCGATTACTAAAAAAGGTTCCATTGCCTGAATTGGTTAATACTAGTATAATTCAAACCTTGAATAGATCAATAAATACTGTTGTAACATCATTGATAGCAATAACTACTGTATTTGTATTTGCAGAGATAAATGGAATTGCTTCTATGTCAGAATTTAGTTTCCCATTAATAATTGGTATTGCTGCTGGATGTTATTCTTCAATCTTTATTGCTAGTCCATTATGGGTAATGTGGAAAGAAAGCCAGAAGAAAAACAAAGTTAAACCAGCTAAAGTTTAA